The following proteins are co-located in the Echinicola sp. 20G genome:
- a CDS encoding YdcF family protein yields MFFYPQFLTFLAMPLTIVLVLISLGFILRKRKLGNRLTLTGILLLLFFTNKFISNATMNAWEPEFKSIADLPAYDLGIVLTGVTNLDKTAYDRTFFNKGADRATHAIQLYQMGKIKKILITGGQGLNPANSNTEAKLLANFMVIAGVARHDIIIEDKAVNTRQNALFTLEKLQSKSMKTKSKYLLITSAFHMKRAKACFDKVGLSTDTFPVDYYSSDVKFDFQNLVIPTPDGLIIWTKLFKEWIGLVVYKIVGYV; encoded by the coding sequence ATGTTCTTTTACCCCCAGTTCCTCACTTTTCTAGCGATGCCTTTAACGATTGTCTTGGTGCTTATTTCACTTGGATTTATTTTAAGAAAAAGAAAGTTGGGAAACCGCTTGACACTAACTGGAATTTTGCTTTTGCTATTTTTTACCAACAAGTTCATTTCCAATGCTACTATGAATGCCTGGGAACCTGAATTCAAGTCAATTGCAGATTTACCTGCATATGACTTGGGTATTGTATTGACAGGAGTCACCAACTTGGATAAAACTGCCTATGACCGAACATTCTTTAATAAAGGAGCCGATAGGGCTACCCATGCCATACAACTCTATCAAATGGGCAAAATCAAAAAAATCCTGATTACAGGCGGGCAAGGTCTGAATCCTGCTAATTCAAATACAGAGGCAAAATTACTAGCCAACTTCATGGTCATTGCAGGCGTTGCTAGGCATGATATCATCATAGAGGACAAGGCTGTAAATACCAGACAAAATGCACTTTTTACCTTGGAAAAACTCCAATCAAAATCAATGAAAACAAAATCAAAGTATTTACTAATTACCTCTGCTTTCCATATGAAAAGAGCCAAAGCCTGCTTTGACAAAGTAGGCTTAAGTACTGATACTTTCCCAGTAGATTACTACTCTTCAGATGTTAAATTTGATTTTCAGAATTTAGTTATCCCCACTCCTGATGGACTTATTATATGGACCAAGCTATTCAAAGAATGGATTGGCTTGGTTGTCTACAAAATAGTAGGGTATGTATAA
- a CDS encoding copper homeostasis protein CutC, which produces MSSIILEAPVFTVEAAIKASEYGINRLELCSDFLEGGETPTVGTLKYLKGKVKVPIFVMIRPRGGDFVYTNDELQVMKEDISILKEHGADGFVFGVLTPKGEVNIGACEQLIEAAEGLPCTFHRAFDASRNLEKSLEAVIECGFRRILTSGGKNTVTEGFEMIKKLLDKAGNRIIIMPGGGMKPELVEGLAETGNLKEVHASCKVWRKSASEYWNPNLELSAVPENQDKVLSVSKEEVEKFLRVTGK; this is translated from the coding sequence ATGTCATCAATTATTTTAGAAGCACCGGTATTTACAGTTGAAGCGGCCATTAAAGCTTCAGAGTATGGTATCAATAGGCTAGAGTTGTGTTCGGATTTTCTAGAAGGGGGAGAAACACCTACAGTTGGTACACTGAAGTACCTAAAGGGTAAGGTTAAAGTTCCGATATTTGTGATGATCCGGCCTAGAGGTGGAGACTTTGTATATACCAATGATGAGCTCCAAGTGATGAAAGAGGATATTTCAATCCTCAAAGAACACGGTGCTGATGGATTTGTTTTTGGTGTGCTGACTCCAAAGGGTGAGGTGAATATCGGTGCATGTGAGCAGTTGATTGAAGCAGCGGAAGGCCTGCCTTGTACATTCCACAGGGCTTTTGATGCCTCCAGAAACTTGGAGAAATCCTTGGAGGCTGTGATTGAATGTGGTTTTAGAAGAATATTGACTTCTGGAGGGAAAAATACAGTTACTGAGGGATTTGAGATGATCAAAAAGCTATTGGATAAAGCGGGCAATAGGATCATTATTATGCCAGGTGGAGGTATGAAGCCAGAGCTTGTTGAAGGTTTGGCCGAAACAGGAAACCTTAAAGAAGTTCATGCCAGCTGTAAGGTTTGGAGGAAATCAGCCAGCGAATATTGGAACCCTAATTTGGAATTGAGTGCTGTTCCTGAAAATCAGGATAAAGTTTTATCAGTCAGTAAAGAAGAAGTGGAAAAGTTTTTGCGGGTGACAGGGAAATAA
- a CDS encoding response regulator translates to MKSSLKITLVYIVIGSCWVVFSSLYLEQLQSWLNIGNSTGLEIFKAVLFVFLSGLLIYVLMDKSMKTDKLVWSSYSAVFENIPMCMWIVDEEGKKITSSNKMAEEYFANKLNDGTEPILADFFSMEDADVAIVFSGQNHEVRNLKIKDKNGDLRMVDLFTVPFKRGGEKMVMVAAVDNTKLHQNLMDKVNLNNNLKKQNNQLRMFSQMNSHNIRRPLSNILGIIHLFESGLKAKEEVIEMLKKSSEDLDDEVKKMNEVLSEENLSMEMFTGSFSKSAKSILIVDDDKVQHLINKRVLLGENPNLKLYFFQNPLNALSWLGDHSVDLLLLDINMPEMKGWEFLDKMIELGLNLEVKMLSSSIDPRDEERSKQYDMVSGFLVKPLKKEALADIL, encoded by the coding sequence ATGAAATCAAGTTTAAAAATTACTTTAGTCTACATTGTAATAGGAAGCTGTTGGGTAGTCTTTTCTTCCTTATATTTGGAGCAACTTCAATCATGGTTAAATATTGGAAACTCTACTGGACTAGAAATTTTCAAAGCAGTCTTGTTTGTGTTTCTTTCCGGACTTTTGATTTATGTCTTAATGGACAAATCGATGAAAACGGATAAGCTAGTTTGGAGCAGTTATTCTGCAGTATTTGAGAATATCCCGATGTGTATGTGGATTGTAGATGAAGAAGGGAAAAAAATAACTTCTTCCAATAAAATGGCTGAAGAGTATTTTGCTAATAAATTGAATGATGGCACTGAGCCGATTTTGGCTGATTTTTTTTCAATGGAAGACGCTGATGTTGCGATCGTTTTTTCTGGCCAAAATCACGAGGTTCGAAACCTGAAAATAAAGGATAAAAACGGAGATTTAAGGATGGTGGATTTGTTCACAGTTCCTTTTAAAAGAGGAGGTGAAAAAATGGTGATGGTAGCTGCAGTTGACAATACTAAATTGCACCAAAATCTAATGGATAAGGTCAATCTTAATAATAATCTAAAAAAACAGAATAATCAGCTAAGAATGTTTTCTCAAATGAACTCACACAATATCAGAAGGCCTCTTTCTAATATTTTGGGAATTATTCATTTGTTTGAATCGGGTTTGAAAGCAAAGGAAGAAGTTATTGAAATGCTAAAAAAATCATCGGAAGATTTAGATGATGAAGTAAAGAAGATGAATGAGGTATTAAGCGAAGAAAATTTATCTATGGAAATGTTTACTGGGAGTTTCTCCAAGAGTGCAAAGTCGATATTAATTGTTGATGATGATAAAGTACAACACTTGATCAACAAAAGAGTTTTATTGGGAGAAAACCCAAATCTTAAATTGTATTTTTTTCAGAATCCTTTGAATGCACTGAGTTGGTTGGGCGATCATTCTGTAGACCTGCTTTTGTTGGATATTAACATGCCTGAAATGAAGGGTTGGGAATTTTTAGATAAGATGATTGAATTGGGTTTGAACTTAGAAGTTAAGATGCTATCATCCTCAATAGATCCTCGTGATGAAGAGAGGAGTAAACAATATGACATGGTAAGTGGTTTTTTGGTAAAGCCATTAAAAAAAGAGGCCTTGGCAGATATTTTGTAG
- a CDS encoding isoaspartyl peptidase/L-asparaginase family protein — protein sequence MSDRRKFLKNTILSSALILPGTVSSAMSLNGFKKREKHKPLILSTWNHGMAANDKAWEVLGETGSIVDAVEKGVMVTESDLKNLSVGLQGLPDREGIVTLDASIMKGDGSCGSVCFVRQVKHPISLARKVMEGTPHVMLAGEGARQFAIQEGFPIEEEKMSPAAEKAYIKWKEKSEYKPIINIENHDTIGMIGLDENGNLAGSCTTSGLAYKMHGRVGDSPIIGAGLYVDNEVGAATATGLGESIIKVCGSFLIVELMRQGRTPQEACEEAVKRLIRKNKGIDGIQAGFLAMNKDGEHGAYAVHPGFNFAMHHKGGKALVDSKSKF from the coding sequence ATGTCAGATAGAAGAAAATTCCTGAAAAATACAATTTTGTCTTCGGCTTTAATCCTTCCGGGAACAGTTAGTTCGGCCATGTCTTTGAATGGTTTTAAGAAAAGGGAAAAGCATAAGCCTTTGATTTTATCAACATGGAACCATGGTATGGCAGCTAATGATAAGGCTTGGGAAGTCTTGGGAGAGACTGGAAGTATCGTTGATGCGGTAGAAAAAGGTGTGATGGTGACTGAGTCTGATTTGAAAAACCTTTCCGTAGGACTTCAAGGTTTACCGGATCGAGAAGGAATAGTGACTTTGGATGCTTCCATTATGAAAGGAGACGGTTCATGTGGGTCGGTATGCTTCGTGAGACAGGTAAAGCATCCTATTTCTTTGGCCAGAAAAGTGATGGAAGGCACCCCCCACGTGATGTTGGCTGGAGAAGGTGCAAGGCAATTTGCCATTCAGGAGGGATTTCCCATTGAAGAAGAAAAAATGAGTCCGGCCGCAGAGAAGGCTTATATAAAATGGAAAGAGAAATCGGAGTACAAGCCTATTATCAATATAGAAAATCATGACACTATTGGAATGATAGGTTTGGACGAAAATGGAAATTTAGCGGGTTCTTGTACTACAAGTGGCTTAGCTTATAAGATGCACGGAAGAGTGGGAGATAGCCCGATTATCGGAGCTGGATTGTATGTGGACAACGAAGTTGGTGCTGCGACTGCCACTGGATTGGGGGAATCGATCATCAAAGTGTGCGGCAGTTTCCTTATTGTGGAATTGATGCGTCAAGGACGGACTCCTCAAGAGGCATGTGAAGAAGCGGTTAAAAGATTGATTAGAAAGAATAAAGGAATAGATGGGATTCAAGCTGGCTTTTTGGCCATGAACAAAGATGGCGAGCATGGTGCTTATGCTGTTCACCCAGGATTTAACTTTGCGATGCACCATAAAGGAGGCAAAGCACTTGTGGATTCAAAAAGCAAATTTTGA
- a CDS encoding YciI family protein produces MNKILPIFFLLFLISFHVFSQEKYDPELAKKYKADDYGMKKYVIAFLKRGPDVANYSEEERAEIQQGHMNHIGKMVEKEKLVLAGPFFGDGELRGIFVFDVESIEEAQQLTVEDPAIKAGVLIMDLKEWYGSAAVMAIPEIHEKIQKVDF; encoded by the coding sequence ATGAATAAAATTCTCCCTATTTTCTTCCTGCTTTTCTTGATTTCATTTCATGTGTTTTCTCAAGAAAAATACGATCCAGAATTGGCTAAAAAATATAAGGCCGATGACTATGGCATGAAAAAATATGTCATTGCTTTTCTTAAAAGAGGACCTGATGTTGCGAACTATTCTGAAGAAGAAAGAGCCGAAATTCAACAAGGACATATGAACCATATTGGCAAGATGGTAGAAAAAGAAAAGTTGGTATTAGCTGGTCCCTTTTTTGGTGATGGTGAACTCAGAGGAATCTTCGTTTTTGATGTAGAAAGTATTGAGGAAGCTCAGCAACTAACCGTCGAAGATCCTGCCATTAAAGCTGGAGTTTTGATCATGGATCTCAAAGAATGGTATGGTTCTGCTGCTGTTATGGCAATCCCAGAAATTCATGAAAAAATACAAAAAGTAGATTTTTAA
- a CDS encoding CBS domain-containing protein has product MVKSFQGVRLAEPKKAPEQAVLVQDHMSTSLVTFHPDDTIDYVAQVLTQKKISGAPVLDDANNLVGIISEVDCLKEVIKGKYNNTPRIAGRVREYMTRDVITMEPDVTIFDAAHRFLELKIRRFPVMRAGRLLGQISLSDIIKALPGLKSTTW; this is encoded by the coding sequence ATGGTAAAGAGTTTCCAAGGAGTTCGGTTGGCAGAACCGAAAAAGGCTCCAGAACAAGCAGTTTTGGTGCAGGATCACATGAGTACAAGTTTGGTGACATTTCACCCGGATGATACGATTGACTATGTGGCACAAGTATTGACCCAGAAAAAAATTTCTGGTGCTCCAGTACTGGATGATGCCAATAATCTAGTAGGTATTATTTCAGAAGTGGATTGTTTAAAAGAGGTCATCAAAGGTAAGTACAACAACACACCTAGGATAGCCGGTAGGGTGAGGGAGTATATGACAAGAGATGTAATTACCATGGAGCCTGACGTCACTATATTTGATGCAGCCCACCGTTTTTTAGAGTTGAAGATTAGGCGTTTTCCAGTTATGAGAGCTGGAAGGCTTCTTGGTCAAATCAGTTTAAGCGATATTATCAAAGCTCTTCCTGGACTGAAATCCACCACTTGGTAG
- a CDS encoding UvrD-helicase domain-containing protein: MEYLKLALAYPTAFRRILAVTFTNKATQEMKSRILEELARIKEVVRPDEFLDQELMKYLGLKGEELKVRAKLVLTAILHDYANFSVTTIDSFFQKVVRAFAREIDLQAKFDVALDQEAVLDQVVDRVVQHVLEDPYLHKWLVDFALTQIQNGKSWDIRSNIKSLGSEIFTENFKQYQQFIREFLSDEEHVEAFKSYLKGKQKELESEVLSLKKRANEIREKQGLNWTDFKGGARGIGVVFDKLGNKDELIPELSPARKKAINDENEWFTKTSKLKEQIISAYHDGLGEALGQFEPLRREWLTYKAIGKNFYAYGVFRNLLDELRELKDEENLLMISDANDFLKEITKENDAPFIYEKVGNQYKHFLIDEFQDTSGFQWESFKPLLENSLATNNKNLLVGDVKQSIYRWRGGDMKLLLEQVEEDIGKQKIDVKNLDTNYRSLPNIIDFNNALFNALPLQLQNSFEQETGLESSDILTKAYQDVSQKVSSKKQDSSYRGRVRMEFFEDGSEEDLAFNEKVLERIPEMVMELQDHGYAPKDIAFLVRTKHQGAMINDALMAYKNEHPDLGYNLDVVSDESMFLDRAATVRAIVAGLQYLSDPNDQVPFQTMWFYWSSLHGREISHEVFSSDSKPDWLDTKITSFLEKQPYLTQLPLMELVEELVVLLDFYTLQLELAYISGFKEAVYDYVSNNRADLAGFLNWWEENSLKRTVKIPEGHDAMKIMTIHKSKGLQFKVVLIPFLSWKIIDFKKDNIIWSPFRDAEKGVEAIIPLSLGKELADSVFQPVHQEEITMAYLDTLNMVYVALTRAEEFLWALSPYKITKSKSASLNPVEKNIYDILENGLLKSDVEDLSQYYDQESKVFDWGNWPVKPSIAVHEKPSESQFSWTYRNWGDLLQVKKYAVDFSKEGLAQRQKRNFGVLIHELLERSSTQQQAEDYLQTFYFEGRLDADEKAVVKQQLDKLFANAMFNSWFEGEGIMLSEQGILLPGGRQKRPDRVIIRGNEAIVVDFKTGEEQEKYIQQVREYMALVASLGSYLVKGYLCYLETGKIIEVN; encoded by the coding sequence TTGGAATATCTCAAGTTGGCGCTTGCTTATCCAACAGCCTTTAGGAGAATTCTCGCAGTAACCTTTACGAATAAGGCCACCCAAGAGATGAAGAGTAGGATATTGGAAGAGCTGGCTAGGATCAAAGAGGTGGTAAGGCCAGATGAATTTCTGGATCAGGAGTTGATGAAATACCTCGGCTTGAAAGGGGAAGAACTGAAGGTCCGAGCTAAACTAGTCTTAACGGCGATTCTGCATGATTATGCTAATTTTTCAGTAACCACAATTGATAGTTTTTTTCAAAAAGTGGTTCGAGCTTTTGCGAGGGAAATAGATTTGCAGGCGAAATTTGACGTGGCCTTGGATCAGGAAGCAGTATTGGATCAGGTGGTGGACCGTGTGGTGCAGCATGTATTGGAAGATCCATATTTGCATAAATGGTTGGTAGATTTTGCTTTGACCCAGATTCAAAATGGTAAGTCTTGGGATATTCGAAGTAATATCAAAAGTCTTGGAAGTGAAATTTTTACCGAAAACTTCAAGCAGTACCAACAATTTATACGTGAGTTTTTGTCAGATGAAGAGCACGTAGAGGCATTTAAATCCTATTTAAAAGGAAAACAGAAAGAACTTGAATCAGAAGTATTGAGTTTGAAAAAAAGGGCAAATGAGATTCGGGAAAAACAGGGATTAAACTGGACAGATTTCAAAGGTGGCGCAAGAGGTATCGGAGTAGTATTTGACAAATTGGGTAATAAAGATGAGTTAATTCCAGAACTGTCACCTGCAAGAAAAAAGGCCATCAATGACGAAAACGAATGGTTTACCAAAACCAGTAAATTGAAAGAGCAAATCATTTCAGCCTATCATGATGGACTGGGAGAGGCCTTAGGTCAATTTGAGCCTTTACGGAGGGAATGGCTGACCTATAAAGCCATTGGCAAGAACTTTTATGCTTATGGGGTTTTTAGAAACCTGCTGGATGAACTCAGGGAGCTCAAAGATGAGGAAAACTTGTTAATGATATCTGATGCGAATGATTTCTTGAAGGAAATCACCAAAGAAAATGATGCTCCATTTATCTATGAAAAAGTTGGTAATCAATACAAACACTTTTTGATTGATGAGTTTCAGGATACTTCCGGCTTTCAATGGGAGAGTTTTAAGCCATTATTGGAGAACTCTTTGGCCACCAATAACAAAAACTTATTGGTAGGAGATGTTAAGCAGTCTATTTATCGGTGGAGAGGGGGAGATATGAAGTTATTATTGGAGCAGGTAGAAGAGGATATAGGAAAGCAGAAAATTGATGTGAAGAATTTAGACACCAATTATAGAAGCCTGCCAAATATCATTGATTTTAACAATGCCCTATTCAATGCGCTTCCACTTCAGCTTCAAAACAGTTTTGAGCAAGAAACAGGTCTAGAAAGTTCGGATATTTTGACCAAGGCCTACCAGGATGTCAGTCAAAAAGTATCTTCTAAAAAGCAAGACAGTAGCTATCGAGGTCGGGTAAGGATGGAATTCTTCGAGGATGGCAGTGAGGAGGATTTGGCGTTTAATGAAAAGGTTCTTGAAAGAATTCCCGAGATGGTGATGGAATTACAAGATCATGGCTATGCACCTAAGGATATTGCTTTTTTGGTTAGGACCAAACACCAAGGAGCAATGATCAATGATGCTTTGATGGCATATAAAAACGAACATCCGGATTTGGGATACAACTTAGATGTGGTTTCTGACGAATCTATGTTTTTGGATCGAGCGGCTACTGTGAGGGCTATTGTTGCAGGTTTGCAATACCTTTCAGACCCAAATGACCAAGTGCCATTTCAAACGATGTGGTTTTACTGGAGCAGTCTTCACGGTAGAGAAATATCTCATGAAGTCTTTTCCTCTGATTCCAAACCAGATTGGTTGGATACAAAGATCACAAGCTTTTTGGAGAAACAACCGTATCTAACGCAACTGCCGTTAATGGAGCTTGTGGAGGAATTAGTGGTGTTGCTGGATTTTTATACTTTACAACTAGAACTGGCCTATATATCTGGGTTTAAGGAAGCTGTTTATGATTATGTTTCCAACAATAGGGCAGATTTGGCTGGTTTTCTCAATTGGTGGGAGGAAAACAGCCTTAAAAGAACGGTAAAAATTCCCGAAGGTCATGATGCAATGAAAATCATGACTATCCATAAATCCAAGGGATTGCAGTTCAAGGTGGTTTTGATCCCTTTTTTAAGTTGGAAAATTATAGATTTTAAAAAGGATAACATCATTTGGTCCCCGTTTCGTGATGCTGAAAAAGGTGTTGAGGCTATTATTCCATTAAGTTTGGGAAAAGAACTGGCGGATTCAGTTTTTCAGCCTGTTCATCAGGAAGAAATTACGATGGCCTATCTGGATACTTTGAATATGGTCTATGTTGCCCTGACGAGGGCAGAAGAATTTCTTTGGGCACTAAGTCCATACAAAATCACCAAAAGTAAATCGGCTTCCTTGAATCCAGTGGAGAAAAATATTTATGATATTTTAGAAAATGGCCTTTTAAAGTCTGATGTCGAGGATTTAAGTCAATATTATGACCAAGAGTCAAAAGTTTTTGATTGGGGTAATTGGCCTGTCAAGCCTTCCATTGCTGTTCATGAGAAGCCTTCCGAATCTCAATTTTCTTGGACATATAGAAATTGGGGGGATTTACTCCAAGTTAAGAAATATGCTGTCGATTTTAGTAAAGAAGGTTTGGCCCAAAGACAGAAGAGGAATTTTGGTGTTTTGATTCATGAATTGTTGGAACGATCATCTACTCAACAGCAGGCAGAAGATTATTTACAGACTTTCTATTTTGAGGGTCGCTTGGATGCAGATGAAAAAGCAGTGGTCAAACAGCAATTGGACAAATTATTTGCCAATGCCATGTTCAATTCTTGGTTTGAGGGGGAAGGAATCATGCTTTCAGAACAGGGTATCTTACTTCCGGGAGGTAGACAAAAAAGACCGGATAGAGTGATTATTAGAGGAAATGAGGCAATTGTTGTGGATTTTAAGACAGGAGAGGAACAAGAGAAGTACATACAGCAAGTGAGAGAGTATATGGCTTTGGTGGCTAGTTTAGGTAGTTATTTGGTGAAAGGATATCTATGTTATTTGGAAACAGGCAAAATTATAGAAGTAAATTGA
- a CDS encoding PD-(D/E)XK nuclease family protein encodes MNGFLRETAADLLDRYGDLRGLTVILPNRRAGLFFVQHLGQLIDKAQWMPAVKTIEDLFFELSGQRPTDQLTLIFELYKVYQELQPDPEPFDRFYYWGEMILKDFNDVDQFLVNPNKIYQLLSEIKEIESDLSFLTDGQIELIKQFWKAFENEGRGHQDKFLRFWQLLLPLYERFNKELDVLGMAYSGKLYRKVAERLDELEKPNQRYVFVGFNAFTGTEEQLIKRFISEFEAEIYWDLDAYYTQNKQQEAGLFFRDYRKDKVFGPTFPKELPQYIQAKPPKIKVYVTPLKVNQANLIGKVLDEMPSNEALEETVVILPDEQLLFPVMHQLPEQIDKVNVTMGYPVRNAPVYAFLEAVLELQRYVKSDDGKVSFYHQAIKELLSSSYLKAGKEEFSASLLANIQEQNQVYIPASKLAEGGSLFELIFKKLASKDIFPYLEQLMMALVERLGDDKLQRSYLYQCHKQLVRLKEIFHSQGHVKISLEFFIRLFRQIFREVRLPFEGEPLAGLQVMGVLESRNLDFKRVIIANMNEGSFPPSGAMNSLIPFNVRKAFGLPVQEQNDAIYAYTFYRLLHRAQEVHLIYSTSSDQGKVGEKSRYIQQLMAELDKWIEEEVVFVPVDVKPAEPITIQKTPEISYLLSKYVLQEDGTSVTAFSPSALSVWLDCRLKFYFQYLANIREKDKVEEEISAAVFGNLAHYSLEYLYKGFIQRKRRNVIIKDDFKDLENYVSPSIEKAIRDFYHLEEDADTSLSGQLAIVRDVLQKYIFELLELDKSSAPIELISLEKDMIYRSAVPIEVNGDHYAVALRGIIDRVDKQNGVVRLIDYKSGKDIKSFPSISSLFDREDSKRNKAAMQTLIYGLLYQAKFPENKQALKPAIFNLREIFNEDFNPYLQIKEGRSKGEELENYLDHKEEFEENLKKLLGEIFDQTVPFDQTDDLEKCKYCPYKEICGR; translated from the coding sequence ATGAATGGATTTTTAAGAGAGACAGCGGCTGACTTGCTGGATCGTTACGGAGACCTAAGAGGGTTAACGGTAATTTTGCCAAATAGACGTGCTGGGTTGTTTTTTGTGCAGCATTTGGGGCAATTGATTGATAAAGCTCAGTGGATGCCGGCTGTGAAGACCATAGAAGATCTTTTCTTTGAGCTTTCAGGTCAGCGTCCCACAGATCAGCTTACTTTGATATTTGAACTTTATAAAGTTTATCAAGAACTTCAGCCTGATCCGGAGCCATTTGATCGGTTTTACTATTGGGGTGAGATGATCTTGAAAGATTTTAACGATGTAGATCAGTTTCTTGTAAACCCCAATAAGATTTATCAACTGCTCTCTGAAATAAAAGAGATAGAATCCGATCTTAGCTTTTTGACTGATGGTCAAATTGAATTGATCAAACAGTTTTGGAAAGCTTTTGAGAATGAGGGTAGAGGCCATCAGGACAAGTTTTTAAGGTTTTGGCAACTGCTATTGCCGCTATATGAACGATTTAACAAAGAGTTGGATGTACTGGGGATGGCATATTCGGGTAAACTCTACAGGAAAGTGGCAGAGCGACTTGACGAATTGGAGAAACCCAACCAGCGTTATGTTTTTGTCGGCTTTAATGCTTTTACAGGAACTGAAGAGCAGTTAATCAAGCGCTTTATCAGTGAGTTTGAGGCTGAAATTTATTGGGACTTGGATGCTTATTATACACAAAATAAGCAACAGGAAGCAGGTTTGTTTTTTAGGGATTACCGTAAGGATAAGGTGTTTGGACCTACTTTTCCAAAAGAACTACCACAATATATCCAGGCTAAGCCTCCTAAGATAAAAGTATATGTCACTCCATTAAAGGTCAATCAGGCCAACTTGATAGGCAAGGTATTGGATGAGATGCCTTCGAATGAAGCACTGGAAGAAACAGTGGTTATCCTACCAGACGAACAATTGTTATTTCCTGTAATGCACCAACTGCCAGAGCAAATAGATAAGGTAAATGTTACAATGGGTTACCCTGTAAGAAATGCACCTGTTTATGCGTTTTTGGAGGCAGTTTTGGAGTTACAAAGGTATGTAAAGTCAGATGATGGAAAGGTTTCATTTTATCATCAAGCTATTAAGGAACTGCTTTCTTCTTCTTACCTTAAGGCAGGAAAGGAGGAGTTCTCAGCATCTCTTCTGGCCAATATCCAAGAGCAAAACCAAGTCTATATTCCTGCTAGCAAACTAGCTGAAGGAGGTTCGCTATTTGAATTGATCTTTAAAAAACTAGCTTCGAAGGACATCTTTCCTTATCTCGAGCAGTTAATGATGGCATTGGTTGAAAGGTTGGGAGATGACAAACTGCAGAGAAGCTATTTGTATCAATGTCACAAACAACTGGTGAGGTTAAAGGAAATTTTCCATTCCCAAGGACATGTAAAAATCAGCTTGGAATTCTTTATTAGGCTTTTTCGACAAATTTTTAGAGAGGTTCGCTTACCTTTTGAAGGAGAGCCTTTGGCTGGTCTTCAGGTAATGGGCGTTTTGGAGTCAAGAAATCTGGATTTCAAAAGAGTGATCATCGCCAATATGAATGAGGGAAGTTTTCCTCCATCTGGAGCAATGAATTCCCTGATTCCTTTCAATGTTAGAAAGGCCTTTGGATTACCCGTTCAGGAGCAAAATGATGCGATTTATGCTTATACTTTTTATCGACTGCTTCATAGGGCACAAGAAGTTCATTTGATCTATTCTACCTCATCAGATCAAGGGAAAGTAGGTGAAAAGAGTCGTTATATACAGCAGTTGATGGCAGAGTTGGATAAGTGGATAGAGGAGGAGGTGGTGTTTGTACCTGTTGATGTAAAACCAGCAGAGCCAATTACTATCCAAAAAACGCCCGAAATAAGTTATTTGCTTTCTAAATATGTTCTTCAGGAGGACGGTACATCCGTGACTGCGTTTTCTCCATCTGCTTTGAGTGTTTGGTTGGATTGCCGACTGAAGTTTTATTTTCAGTATCTGGCCAATATCCGCGAGAAGGACAAAGTAGAGGAGGAAATCAGTGCAGCCGTATTTGGGAACTTGGCACATTACAGCTTAGAATACCTTTACAAGGGATTTATCCAGCGGAAACGACGGAATGTGATCATTAAGGATGATTTCAAAGATTTGGAAAACTACGTATCTCCTTCTATTGAAAAAGCCATTAGGGATTTTTATCATTTAGAGGAAGATGCAGATACGAGCTTGAGTGGTCAACTGGCCATAGTAAGAGATGTTTTGCAAAAGTACATCTTTGAGCTGTTGGAATTGGATAAATCAAGCGCTCCTATTGAGTTGATTTCACTGGAAAAGGATATGATATATCGCTCAGCAGTGCCTATTGAGGTTAATGGAGATCATTATGCGGTAGCTTTGAGAGGAATTATTGACCGGGTTGATAAACAAAATGGAGTGGTCAGGCTGATTGATTATAAGTCGGGAAAGGATATAAAGAGCTTCCCATCTATAAGCTCTTTATTTGATCGGGAAGACTCAAAGAGGAACAAGGCCGCTATGCAAACCTTGATCTATGGTTTGTTGTATCAAGCCAAGTTTCCAGAAAATAAACAGGCCTTAAAGCCTGCAATTTTCAATCTACGTGAAATATTCAACGAGGATTTCAATCCTTATTTGCAGATCAAAGAAGGTAGGTCGAAAGGAGAGGAGCTGGAAAATTACCTGGATCATAAAGAAGAGTTTGAGGAAAACTTGAAAAAGCTATTGGGAGAGATATTCGATCAGACAGTTCCATTTGATCAAACAGATGACCTCGAAAAGTGTAAATACTGTCCATATAAAGAAATCTGTGGTAGGTGA